The genomic stretch GTACTCCCCGAGGTGATGAGGGAATACCAGTGAGCAGAAATTTACCCAAGCTTTTATTATCTTGAGCCATGGCGCGCTCTCCCTGGAGTATATGAATTTCTACCGAGGTTTGTCCGTCTGTGGCCGTGGAAAAGATTTGTGATTTAGAGGTGGGAATGGTTACGTTGCGATCGATAATTTTGGTGAAGATCTCTCCGTAGGTTTCAATCCCTAAAGATAGGGGTGTTACGTCCAATAACAGTAGATCTTCTACTTCTCCTCCTAGAATTCCTCCTTGGATTGCTGCTCCTAGAGCTACGGCTTCATCGGGGTTAACCGTGCGATCTAAAGGGATATCGGGAAACAAATTCTGGATCAATTTTTGAATCGAGGGTATGCGCGTAGAACCCCCTACCAAAATCACTCGATCAATTTGTGATTCTTTCAAGTTGGAGTCTTTTAAAGCTTGTTCTACCGGCTCAACGGTTTTTTCTCTCAATTCTTGGGTTAGTTCTTCAAATTGAGCTCTAGAAAATTCTACTTCTAGATGTTTTGGTCCTGTTTCGTCGGCGGTGATAAAGGGTAGATTGATCGATGTTGCCAGAATGGTAGATAGCTCTATTTTGGCTTTTTCTGCCGCTTCCCGTAGACGCTGAATCGCCATTTTATCAGTTTTAAGATCTAACCCTTCTTGTTTTTGGAAATTATTTGATAACCAACGGACAATCACATTGTCAAAATCATCACCCCCGAGATGATTATTCCCTGCAGTGGCTTTGACTTCAAATACCCCGTTCCCAATTTGCAGAATCGATACATCAAAAGTCCCGCCCCCTAAGTCAAAAACTAGGATATTTTCTTCTTTTTCTTGCTTATCCAGTCCGTAAGCTAGAGCGGCGGCAGTGGGTTCATTGATAATCCTCAAAACTTCCAAACCAGCTATGGTCCCTGCGTCTTTGGTCGCTTGACGTTGAGCATCGGTGAAGTAGGCGGGAGTCGTGATTACTGCTTGAGTTACAGCTTCATTAAGAAATTGTTCGGCGTCGGCTCTGAGTTTTTGTAAAATCATTGCCGAAATTTGTTGGGGTGTATAAACCTCATCTCTAGTCATCACGTCTACTGTGTCATCTTTGCCCTTGACGCATTGGTAGGGTACGCGATCGCGCTCTTCTTCTGTTTCTTCCCAACGACGTCCAATGAATCTTTTGATACTGTAGACTGTATTTTCTGCGTTAGTTACCGATTGCCGCTTGGCTAGTTGACCAACTAAACGCTGGTCTCCTTTGGCAAAAGCTACAATACTAGGGGTTGTTCTCGAACCCTCTTGGTTAAGTATGACGATTGGTTTGCCTCCTTCAATCACGGAGACACAACTATTGGTTGTTCCTAGGTCGATTCCAATGACTTTTCCCATAGCCTGCGGCGGTTAAACTAATTTAAGAGTAAGGTTTAATTTTCTGCTGATGTTTCAGTCAGCTGATCCGTTTCTTTGGGAGCGGCTACTTTGACCATAGCGTGACGTAAAACTTGATCTTCTAATAGATAACCGCGCATCAATTCTTCGATCACTGTACCTTCGGGGTATTCATCCGTTGGCTCTCTTAACATCGCTTCGTGAAAATTGGGGTCGAAGGGTTGACCTTCTGGGCGCATAGGGGATACTCCGATGCGTTTGAGAGTATCTACGAGGATCTTATAAACTCCTTGATAGCTTTTATGGATCCCTTTTTCTCCTTCGGTACTGGGTTTGATCTGAGTTCTAGCGCGCTCAAAGTTGTCGATCACCGGCAGTAACTCAGTAATTGTGTTGCGTTTTACCTGGTGCTCTAACATTTCTTTGTCTTTGCTACTGCGTTTGCGGAAATTATCGAAGTCAGCGGCTATTCTGACATATTGTCCTTTAAAGTTGTCAGCTTTTTCTGTTTGTTCGGTCAATTGCTGTTTTAACAGCGCAATTTCTTCTTGGAGAGCGCTGATTACCTGTTCGGCCCCTGATGCTTCTACAACCTTTTCAGTAACAGGCTGAGATGTTTCGGACTGGTCAGCATCACTGCTGATGGTAGTTTCGTTTGAGTTCATAGGTTCTGAGACTAATGGGTTATTAGCGAATTGTTCTGACACTTCTCAACTTTGCTCCTATTAAGCTTTTTTCCTTGATTTTGTTCTTAATTAGAATGTTCTTTCATATAAAATTTTAGCATAGCCTCAGGTCATTGCCTAAGTGGGGGTCTAGCTCTGAAAGAAAAATAAATTTAAAAATCTTTACTTCTTTATCAATTTTACTCTTAGTTTGGGGAACTATAATTTTATAGAGTTGTATTTTATAGTTATTGATGAACAAATCTTCACTCCACAACAAATCATCTCGAGCACTAGTACCTAGAGACTTCTTTTTTCCTTTCGGTAACAAACTGATCCAAGCGGGTTATGTTCAAAGTGAACAGCTAAAACTAGCTTTGAAGAAAAAGGAAGAATCCGGGAGTTCTTTGATTGGAATTTTAGAAGAACTCACTAACCGTAAGTTACCTTCTGAGTTAATACGTCAGTACAAAAAACACTATCTTTTTGAGCTTAAGGTCTTTTATGGGGTTGATTGCGTTGATCCCGACATAGATGCGATCGCTAGTATTCAAATGGCGTTGCTGATTGAGTCTCTGATTCCGATCGAAATATGCAGACGATATAAGCTATTGCCAATTAAAAAAGAAGCTCAGCGCCTTTTAGTAGCAATGGTTAACCCCGATGATCTAGAGGCTTATGATGAGTTACGTCGCATTTTAAGTCAGAAACACTTGACTTTACAACGCATGGTAATTACTAAAGAAGATTACCAAAAGCTGTTGGATGACTATCAACAAGAGGAGTCTAAACGGGATAAAGTCAGGGCAGAAGAACTAAAACAGAAAGCCTTAGAAAGATTAAGTGATGTTACCGAAATTATCGATAGCATAGATATAGTCCAAGAAGATGTAGACGAGCATGCAGACGTAATCACAGATGAAGATGATAATAATTCGCCGCCGATTATCGCTCTAGTTAATAAAGTTTTAGTAAAAGCTCTGAAAGATGGAGCTTCGGACATTCACATCGAACCCCAAGAAGACGATTTACGGATTCGGTTTCGTAAAGACGGGGTTTTGACTCAAGCCTTTCCTGCTCTACCCAAATTTATCGTGACACCAGTGGTGGCGAGATTTAAAATTATGGCAGATTTGGACATAGCTGAAAGAAGAATGCCCCAAGATGGCAGAATCAGAAGGGTTTACCAGGGTAAAAAGGTCGATTTTCGGGTCAACAGTCTGCCGAGTCGTTACGGTGAAAAGGTAGTTTTGCGAATCCTAGATAATTCTTCTACTCAATTAGGATTAGATAAACTGATTACCTCTCCACAAAGTTTGGCTACGGTGCGAGAGTTAGCATCCCGTCCTTTTGGCTTGATTTTGGTGACTGGACCAACGGGATCGGGTAAATCCACAACTCTGTACTCAATTCTAGCGGAGCGGAATGACCCGGGAGTCAATATCAGTACAGCAGAAGATCCCATCGAATACTCTTTACCAGGAATCACCCAAGTACAGGTAATTAGAGAAAAAGGGATGGACTTCGCTTTGATTTTAAGAGCGTTTCTGCGTCAAGATCCCGATGTAATTCTAGTGGGTGAAACGCGGGACAAAGAAACAGCGAAAACAGCGATTGAAGCTGCTTTAACTGGTCACTTGGTTTTAACCACCTTGCACACCAACGATGCAGCTGGAGCGATCGCCCGTCTAGATGAGATGGGGGTAGAGCCTTTCATGGTTTCTGGAGCTTTGCTCGGTGTTTTCGCCCAAAGGCTGATGCGCCGGGTGTGTACTGAATGTCGGATTGCTTACCATCCCTCTCGAGAGGAATTAGCGCGCTTTGGCTTATCGGCGATGAAAGATAAGCAAATAACCCTGTATAAAGCTTATAGCCTAACTCTGGAGCAAATACAAGCTGCTAAACTCAATAAAACACTCTGTGGAAAATGCAGTGGTATTGGTTATAAAGGAAGGGTAGGGGTATACGAAATAATGAAGATTACGGAAACTCTACAAACTATGATCAACAAGGGAGCAACCACTGATCGGATCAAAGAAGTAGCCGTAGATGAAGGAATGGTAACCCTACTAGCTTACAGTTTGAACTTAGTCATGGAAGGATATACTACTTTGGAGGAAGTAGAACGTGTGACGTTTACCGATTCAGGTTTGGAAGCAGAATTAAAAGCGAAACGGAAATCTTCTTTAGCATGTAAGCAATGCGGAGCGGGATTAGAACCGGAATGGATAGATTGTCCCTATTGTATGACCCCTCGTTTTCAAGACTGAGTAGATTTAAGATTGGAGTATAATATAATATAGGAGCTGAAAATTATGGATTTAATGATTGAAGACTTGATGGAACAGTTGGTAGAAATGGGCGGTTCTGATATGCACATTCAAGCGGGAGCACCCATTTATTTCCGTATTAACGGTAAATTAGGACCAATTAACGATGAATATCTCAGTCCTCAAGAAAGTCAGCGGCTCATTTTTAGTATGCTCAACAACACTCAACGCAAAGAACTAGAGCAAAACTGGGAGCTGGATTGTTCTTACGGCGTCAAAGGGTTAGCACGTTTTCGCATCAACGTCTATAAAGAGCGCGGTTGTTATGCTGCTTGTTTACGAGCGCTATCGTCTAAAATTCCTAACTTTGAACAACTGGGATTACCCGATATCGTCAGGGAAATGGCGGAAAGACCCAGAGGGTTAGTGCTAGTGACGGGACAAACGGGATCCGGGAAGACGACGACCTTAGCGGCAATTTTAGACTTAATTAATCGTACCAGAGCTGAACATATCATCACAGTAGAAGATCCGATCGAATACGTCTTCTCTAACGCTAAAAGTTTATTCCATCAACGTCAACGGGGGGAAGATACCAAAACTTTCTCTAACGCCTTAAGGTCGGCTTTACGGGAAGATCCTGATATCGTCCTGGTGGGTGAAATGCGGGATTTGGAAACGATTTCTCTAGCGATCAGTGCTGCAGAAACGGGTCACTTGGTTTTTGGAACTCTACATACTAATTCGGCATCAAGTACGGTAGACCGTATGATTGACGTATTCCCAGCTCAACAACAAGCGCAAATCCGAGCGATGATTTCTAACTCCTTACTCGCTGTGTTTAGTCAATGTCTACCTAAAAAGAAAAATCCTAAACCGGGAGAGTTCGGTCGGGTTTTAGCTCAAGAAATTATGATAATTACCCCAGCTATAGCCAACTTAATTCGTGAAGGAAAAGCACCACAAATTTATTCAGCGATTCAAACGGGTATGAAACTGGGGATGCAGACTATGGAACAATCTCTGGCTAATTACGTCAAAACTGGGCAAATTTCTTTTGAAGAAGCGATTTCTAAAAGCGGCAAACCAGACGAATTACAACGTTTAGTTGCTGGTAATTTATCAAGTAAAGCATCCCATTAACCTATTAAAATCATGCCAACCTTTATTGTTGAAGTAAAAGATAGTTCAGGCAAATTAACCAAAGAAAAAGTTGATGCTAATTCCCCTGAACAAGCCCGTAGTTTTCTCAGAGGTCGTTATGAAACGATCGGAAGAGTACGTCCAGCTGGATTTAACGTAGATTTGTCAGAAATTGAAGTTTATCTAAGCAAAGTTACTGTCAAAGATAAGGCTGTTTTTTCCCGACAGCTTGCTGTTATGGTTAACGCAGGCGTAGCGATCGTCAGAGCTTTAGGTGTCCTCTATGAGCATTGTGGTAACCCCAAGCTCAAAAGAGCTCTCAAAGGTATCAGTGCTGACGTTCAACAAGGCGGTAATCTTTCAGATTCTATGGCTAAATACCCTGAATGCTTTGATAGACTTTACGTGAGTATGGTCGAAGCGGGTGAAACCGGTGGGGTACTCGATGAAGTACTCAATCGTCTTTCTAAATTACTCGAGGATATGGCTAGGTTAAATAACCAAATTAAATCGGCGATGACTTATCCTGTCGCTGTCGGTTTATTCGCTGTAGCGGTTTTCTTTGGTATGACCGTTTTTCTCATTCCTATTTTTGCCAAGATTTTTGAGGATTTAGGCGCTGAATTACCGGCTTTAACGGCTTTTATGGTTTGGTTAAGTGGGATT from Gloeocapsa sp. PCC 73106 encodes the following:
- a CDS encoding type II secretion system F family protein, with the translated sequence MPTFIVEVKDSSGKLTKEKVDANSPEQARSFLRGRYETIGRVRPAGFNVDLSEIEVYLSKVTVKDKAVFSRQLAVMVNAGVAIVRALGVLYEHCGNPKLKRALKGISADVQQGGNLSDSMAKYPECFDRLYVSMVEAGETGGVLDEVLNRLSKLLEDMARLNNQIKSAMTYPVAVGLFAVAVFFGMTVFLIPIFAKIFEDLGAELPALTAFMVWLSGIMRSPKILIPIVFIVAVVFLVRQYYKTPMGRLQIDGLLLKIPLFGPLNEKSAVARFCRVFGTLTRSGVPILNCLDIVTETIGNQVIAQAVGVAKAEIQQGGMLSVALDRKKVFPAMAIQMMTIGEETGELDSMMMKVADFYEDEVEQAIKALTSLIEPIMMIGIATLVGTILMSMYLPMFSIFDQIA
- a CDS encoding type IV pilus twitching motility protein PilT, producing the protein MDLMIEDLMEQLVEMGGSDMHIQAGAPIYFRINGKLGPINDEYLSPQESQRLIFSMLNNTQRKELEQNWELDCSYGVKGLARFRINVYKERGCYAACLRALSSKIPNFEQLGLPDIVREMAERPRGLVLVTGQTGSGKTTTLAAILDLINRTRAEHIITVEDPIEYVFSNAKSLFHQRQRGEDTKTFSNALRSALREDPDIVLVGEMRDLETISLAISAAETGHLVFGTLHTNSASSTVDRMIDVFPAQQQAQIRAMISNSLLAVFSQCLPKKKNPKPGEFGRVLAQEIMIITPAIANLIREGKAPQIYSAIQTGMKLGMQTMEQSLANYVKTGQISFEEAISKSGKPDELQRLVAGNLSSKASH
- the grpE gene encoding nucleotide exchange factor GrpE; translated protein: MNSNETTISSDADQSETSQPVTEKVVEASGAEQVISALQEEIALLKQQLTEQTEKADNFKGQYVRIAADFDNFRKRSSKDKEMLEHQVKRNTITELLPVIDNFERARTQIKPSTEGEKGIHKSYQGVYKILVDTLKRIGVSPMRPEGQPFDPNFHEAMLREPTDEYPEGTVIEELMRGYLLEDQVLRHAMVKVAAPKETDQLTETSAEN
- the dnaK gene encoding molecular chaperone DnaK, encoding MGKVIGIDLGTTNSCVSVIEGGKPIVILNQEGSRTTPSIVAFAKGDQRLVGQLAKRQSVTNAENTVYSIKRFIGRRWEETEEERDRVPYQCVKGKDDTVDVMTRDEVYTPQQISAMILQKLRADAEQFLNEAVTQAVITTPAYFTDAQRQATKDAGTIAGLEVLRIINEPTAAALAYGLDKQEKEENILVFDLGGGTFDVSILQIGNGVFEVKATAGNNHLGGDDFDNVIVRWLSNNFQKQEGLDLKTDKMAIQRLREAAEKAKIELSTILATSINLPFITADETGPKHLEVEFSRAQFEELTQELREKTVEPVEQALKDSNLKESQIDRVILVGGSTRIPSIQKLIQNLFPDIPLDRTVNPDEAVALGAAIQGGILGGEVEDLLLLDVTPLSLGIETYGEIFTKIIDRNVTIPTSKSQIFSTATDGQTSVEIHILQGERAMAQDNKSLGKFLLTGIPSSPRGVPQIEVSFEIDVNGILKVGAQDKGTGKKQIISISNTGSLNNKEIEQMRKEAEKYAEQDRRRLLFVQLKNDINELIREYETTLRTHGSLVPDEFKEDMKFQKIQLEAALNNSSYTVDDIKTMSEVFREKVYSLGVIIYGEATQDARDGFEAIEDEEFRTIEEEILKELNQISSEEVAEAGGLDTFFDFNYEQDETVTGDYEAVD
- a CDS encoding GspE/PulE family protein yields the protein MNKSSLHNKSSRALVPRDFFFPFGNKLIQAGYVQSEQLKLALKKKEESGSSLIGILEELTNRKLPSELIRQYKKHYLFELKVFYGVDCVDPDIDAIASIQMALLIESLIPIEICRRYKLLPIKKEAQRLLVAMVNPDDLEAYDELRRILSQKHLTLQRMVITKEDYQKLLDDYQQEESKRDKVRAEELKQKALERLSDVTEIIDSIDIVQEDVDEHADVITDEDDNNSPPIIALVNKVLVKALKDGASDIHIEPQEDDLRIRFRKDGVLTQAFPALPKFIVTPVVARFKIMADLDIAERRMPQDGRIRRVYQGKKVDFRVNSLPSRYGEKVVLRILDNSSTQLGLDKLITSPQSLATVRELASRPFGLILVTGPTGSGKSTTLYSILAERNDPGVNISTAEDPIEYSLPGITQVQVIREKGMDFALILRAFLRQDPDVILVGETRDKETAKTAIEAALTGHLVLTTLHTNDAAGAIARLDEMGVEPFMVSGALLGVFAQRLMRRVCTECRIAYHPSREELARFGLSAMKDKQITLYKAYSLTLEQIQAAKLNKTLCGKCSGIGYKGRVGVYEIMKITETLQTMINKGATTDRIKEVAVDEGMVTLLAYSLNLVMEGYTTLEEVERVTFTDSGLEAELKAKRKSSLACKQCGAGLEPEWIDCPYCMTPRFQD